The window AGCAGAtaaatgtgtatttatttaacgaggcaagtcagttaagaacaaattcttatttacaatgacagcctaccccgggccaaactcGGACAATGCTGTGCCAATTGAGCGCCGCCctaatgggactcccaatcatggccggatgtgatacagcctgaatttgaaccagggactgtagtggcgcctcttgcattgagatgcagtgccttagaccactgcgccactcgggagcccaagtcCTGGACTACAACGCGTGCTTAATGGAGAATCTCTATTGAAATAGCTTTTTAGTCTAGAACTAGGCTTATTCTGTGTTTGGGAAACCAGCCAATAATGAGTCAAAATGAGATTATATAGTACAGGAAGGACCTAACAACATAAAAACTTGGAAAAGGCAGTAGGCTTAGCGCAGGTTAAATGGGTGGCATCCGCACCGATGAAGCAGAAGATCAGGAAGCCGACGATGAGGAGGGGAGAGCCGCTGACAAACACCCCACAGGCGAAGTtgaggaggggggtgagaagcAGGGTGGCCCAGAAGAGGAAGTTGAGCAGCGTCCACAGCCGACGGGGGGGCTTGATGGTGGGACCGGGGAAACTGCCCTGCTTCTCGTAGTGCTCCTGCAGTGCATcctacagaaagagagaatgttGTCAATATTATATTAGTGGAGAGAGTCATTGACTTATGGCTAGAAAGGGTAAATAAATGGGAGGGAAAGCAGAGTTCCCAGCACCTTCTGCTGGTAGAGCTTGTGAAGCCAGGTTGCACACTCCTTCTCATCCTCTGGGATTTCCTCCACTGGGTACCGCCTATACAGGAAGGAGAGGAACTGTCAGTTCAGTACAACGCTTCTAAAGGGCAGCAAGTCACTGTACTGGTGATACAGTAAGTCAGCAGGTCAAAGTACCCATAGCTCACATTTAGGACCTGTGCCCTGCCTTTGTTTGTGGGAGAGGGACAGGCGCCACCTACTTGATATTCATATCGGCCATGTACTTCTTTCCACTGACGATGCCGAGCAACGTTGGGACCTCCTTGTCTCTGAAATTTAGTGTCACGTCGTACACAGCAGATACTGAGAAAGGAAAGAGTGCGACCATGAGTGTGAtgctgtaaatgtgtgtgtgcacgtgcctgtgcgtgtgtgtcccaCCTGTGCCTTTGAGACAGCTCAGTGTTGTGGTGAAGCCTTTGGTTCTGGGCAGTAGATGGTATTTGAGTTTCGGCAGACCTTTGCTCCCTGCTACCTCCATACTGATCTCATGCTTCTTCGGTGTGAAACGGGTACCTTCACAGTACAAGAGGaactgaagaaagagagagagaagtcaacatacacacgcacactgcTGCAGTCTTTGGAGGGTAAACACTTAACACACTAAAGCTCATGACCTTGTAATCCTTCGTTTGTCCCACTGGAAACTACAGAAGGTAGGAACGCCAACAGAGGTGAACTACCTCAGACACACCCTGCCTTTCTTGCTACACTGTCCACAgtaacacgaacacacacacagacagacagaatctcAGTTGTATTTCTTTGAGTCCTCCcctcagaccctctctctctcttgcaccccCCCCCATCAGAGTTTGTCAGATTACTGGCTTAGATTGTGTGCACGTACCCACCAACAATTCTGGGGCGTGTTTATTTGGACACTCAGCGGGAAACATTATGCAACGGTAAACAGAAATATGTGTTTTTCATCTGTTTGATGCTTAATGAACATGCCCCAGGGTACAACTCCATACAGAGACGCGCGGACGGTCAGAAGGAGAGGGGCAAACGTCATTGTGTTGTCGGTTTGTCGTCCTACTCACCCACATAAACTCAGGGTAATCCTTTAGCTGGGCCAGGCCTTTGAACACagtgtctctgtcctcctcccactTCCTCTTACAGAAGACAATCTCCAGGAAGTAccaggtccagccaatcagagGCACCTTCAGCAGTTCGTACTTGGCCAAGACCTTTGAAGCCTGAGAAGACAAGACGACTTTATTCAGCCAACCTACCAAACGTTTTATTTTCATAAACAGTAGATATAGGCGGCTAAACTCAATCCCCCTctctcgcacacgcacacacacacacactcactccgaGCACGCCGTAGCGTTCACACATGGTCCAGCCACAGAGGAAGTCGATCTCGTAGTTGTGGTTGAGGATGATGATGACGTGCTCCTTGCCAAATTTGTCCACCGTGGCCTGGTCTGCGAATATGGTGCATTCTGTACCCGACCACCACTCCAGCAGCATCACCAgctctacaggacagagagggcCAGTAGAGAGTTAAGACAATGAACCAGTGTAAACTCCGTCACAATGAACCACCCAGTCACATCAAACTGCTGTCAATTTTTCCCCCCACACAagacgcgatcaggacacgcaggttgaaatttcaaaaccaactatattaatttggggacaggtcaataagcaaatacagtggggcaaaaaaatatttagtcagccatcaattgtgcaagttctcccacttaaaaatatgagaggcctgtaattttcatcataggtaca is drawn from Oncorhynchus keta strain PuntledgeMale-10-30-2019 chromosome 37, Oket_V2, whole genome shotgun sequence and contains these coding sequences:
- the LOC118370144 gene encoding 1-acyl-sn-glycerol-3-phosphate acyltransferase gamma-like; amino-acid sequence: MGLIAYIKSLFIVQLLIGFVFVVSGLIINFIQLCTCVLWPIDRQLYRKINTRLSYSLWSQLVMLLEWWSGTECTIFADQATVDKFGKEHVIIILNHNYEIDFLCGWTMCERYGVLGASKVLAKYELLKVPLIGWTWYFLEIVFCKRKWEEDRDTVFKGLAQLKDYPEFMWFLLYCEGTRFTPKKHEISMEVAGSKGLPKLKYHLLPRTKGFTTTLSCLKGTVSAVYDVTLNFRDKEVPTLLGIVSGKKYMADMNIKRYPVEEIPEDEKECATWLHKLYQQKDALQEHYEKQGSFPGPTIKPPRRLWTLLNFLFWATLLLTPLLNFACGVFVSGSPLLIVGFLIFCFIASIAVRRLISVSEVNKTGSTYGKMEGKKEN